In the Natronolimnobius baerhuensis genome, one interval contains:
- a CDS encoding DNA-directed DNA polymerase, with amino-acid sequence MTEAGQSGLSEFATTADDADAQARPDEEAAHVAGNGGSSAAEVIDVLEETLPEAQGELELAVMQVDYTIAGYGDEERPIMHVFGRTAENELEHVQVVGFRPYFYAPTETLERPPEDQYDRLTDSETEDENGDSYESIRGEDLTKIFGQTPRDVGQIRDDFEHYEADILFPNRFLIDKDIQSGIRVPERRANDDSLVVPHTEVEAVDVDADPRVLTFDIEVEDRHGFPEDGEEPIVCLTSHDSYRDEYVMWVCAAERGNGEIPAEITDYEPIEGAIDHEVRAFDAEEAMLEAFVDYVRETDPDVMTGWNFEDFDAPYFLDRLEELQGPHHDYDLEIDRLSRIDEVWRSNWGGPDIKGRVVFDLLYGYQRMVFSELDSYRLDAVGEAELGVGKERYAGDIGDLWEDDPTQLLEYNLRDVELCVELDRQQHIITFWDEVRAFVGCKLEDAPTPGDAVDMYVLHQAYGEFALPSKGQQEAGEEYEGGAVFEPITGVKENVTVLDLKSLYPMCMTTINASPETRVDPDEYDGETYEAPTGTHFRKEPDGVNRTMITELLAEREEKKALRNEHEPGSPEYEQYDRQQGAVKVIMNSLYGVSGWEQFRLYDKEAASAITATGRDVIEFTETAANELDYTVAYGDTDSVMLELGPDVSKDDALEQSFEIEEYINGRYDDFAREDLNAEEHRFQIEFEKLYRRFFQAGKKKRYAGHITWKEGKDVDTVDIVGFEYQRSDIAPITKEVQHRVIEMIVKEGDVEGAKEYVNGIIEDVQAGDISLENIAIPGGIGKRLDNYDTDTAQVRGAKYANLLLGTNFQRGSKPKRLYLKRVDPAFFRRMESEEGFDPQQDHLYGAFKRDPDVICFEYDDEIPPEFEVDYDTMLEKTLKGPIERILEALGVSWDEVKNGQEQKGLDSFM; translated from the coding sequence ATGACTGAGGCGGGTCAGAGCGGACTTTCAGAGTTTGCCACGACGGCCGACGACGCAGACGCACAAGCACGGCCGGACGAGGAAGCGGCCCACGTCGCCGGCAACGGCGGCTCGAGCGCTGCGGAGGTTATCGACGTTCTCGAGGAAACGCTGCCCGAAGCACAAGGCGAACTCGAACTCGCCGTCATGCAGGTCGACTACACCATCGCGGGCTACGGCGACGAGGAACGGCCCATCATGCACGTCTTCGGTCGTACCGCCGAGAACGAACTCGAGCACGTCCAGGTCGTCGGCTTTCGACCGTACTTCTACGCGCCGACGGAGACACTCGAGCGCCCGCCCGAAGACCAGTACGACCGCCTGACCGACAGCGAAACGGAAGACGAGAACGGCGACTCCTACGAGAGTATCCGTGGCGAGGACCTCACGAAGATTTTCGGCCAGACGCCTCGAGACGTTGGGCAAATCCGTGATGACTTCGAGCACTACGAGGCCGACATCCTGTTCCCGAACCGGTTTTTGATCGACAAGGATATCCAGAGTGGCATTCGCGTCCCGGAACGACGCGCTAACGACGATTCGCTCGTCGTTCCCCACACCGAGGTTGAAGCCGTCGACGTCGACGCTGACCCGCGCGTTCTGACGTTCGACATCGAAGTCGAGGACCGCCACGGCTTCCCAGAAGACGGCGAGGAGCCAATTGTCTGTCTGACCAGCCACGACTCCTACCGCGACGAGTACGTCATGTGGGTCTGTGCGGCTGAGAGGGGCAACGGTGAGATCCCCGCGGAGATCACCGACTACGAGCCAATCGAGGGTGCAATCGACCACGAGGTCCGCGCCTTCGACGCGGAAGAGGCCATGCTCGAGGCCTTCGTCGACTACGTCCGAGAGACGGATCCGGACGTCATGACCGGCTGGAACTTCGAGGATTTCGACGCGCCGTACTTCCTCGACCGCCTCGAGGAGTTGCAGGGACCACACCACGACTACGATCTCGAGATCGACCGCCTCTCTCGCATCGACGAAGTCTGGCGCAGTAACTGGGGCGGTCCCGACATCAAAGGCCGGGTCGTCTTCGACCTGCTGTATGGCTACCAGCGAATGGTGTTCTCCGAACTCGACTCGTACCGACTCGACGCTGTCGGCGAGGCCGAACTCGGCGTCGGCAAGGAGCGCTACGCCGGCGACATCGGTGATCTCTGGGAGGACGATCCGACACAACTGCTCGAGTACAACCTCCGGGACGTCGAACTCTGTGTCGAACTCGACCGCCAGCAACACATCATCACGTTCTGGGATGAGGTGCGCGCGTTCGTCGGCTGCAAACTCGAGGACGCGCCGACGCCGGGCGATGCGGTGGACATGTACGTCCTGCATCAGGCCTACGGCGAGTTCGCGCTGCCCTCGAAGGGCCAGCAGGAAGCGGGCGAGGAGTACGAGGGCGGGGCCGTCTTCGAGCCGATTACGGGCGTCAAAGAAAACGTCACTGTCCTCGACCTGAAGTCGCTGTACCCGATGTGTATGACGACGATCAACGCGTCGCCAGAGACGAGAGTTGATCCCGACGAGTACGACGGCGAGACCTACGAAGCGCCCACTGGGACGCACTTCCGGAAGGAACCTGACGGTGTGAACCGGACGATGATTACGGAACTGCTCGCTGAGCGCGAGGAAAAGAAAGCGCTGCGAAACGAGCACGAACCTGGATCGCCCGAGTACGAGCAGTATGACCGCCAGCAGGGAGCCGTGAAGGTCATCATGAACTCGCTGTATGGGGTGTCGGGCTGGGAGCAGTTCCGCCTCTACGACAAGGAGGCAGCGTCCGCAATCACTGCAACCGGACGCGATGTGATCGAGTTCACCGAGACCGCTGCAAACGAACTCGACTACACCGTCGCCTACGGCGACACCGACTCCGTTATGCTCGAGCTTGGCCCGGACGTCTCCAAAGACGACGCCCTCGAGCAATCGTTCGAGATTGAGGAGTACATCAACGGGCGGTACGACGACTTTGCGCGTGAGGACCTGAACGCAGAGGAGCACCGCTTCCAGATCGAGTTTGAGAAACTCTACCGGCGATTCTTCCAGGCTGGCAAGAAGAAACGCTACGCTGGCCACATCACCTGGAAAGAAGGCAAAGACGTCGACACCGTCGACATCGTCGGCTTCGAGTACCAGCGTTCGGATATCGCTCCGATCACCAAGGAAGTCCAGCACCGAGTCATCGAGATGATCGTCAAGGAGGGTGACGTCGAAGGAGCCAAGGAGTACGTCAACGGCATCATCGAGGACGTCCAGGCCGGCGACATTAGCCTCGAGAACATCGCGATTCCAGGTGGCATCGGCAAGCGACTGGACAACTACGATACCGACACGGCCCAGGTTCGGGGCGCGAAGTACGCGAACCTGTTGTTGGGAACGAACTTCCAGCGCGGGAGCAAGCCCAAGCGACTCTACCTCAAGCGCGTCGACCCCGCCTTCTTCCGGCGGATGGAAAGCGAAGAAGGGTTTGATCCCCAGCAGGATCACCTCTACGGGGCGTTCAAGCGCGACCCCGACGTCATCTGTTTCGAGTACGACGACGAAATCCCACCCGAGTTCGAAGTCGACTACGACACCATGCTCGAGAAAACGCTCAAAGGGCCAATCGAGCGCATTCTCGAGGCGCTCGGAGTTTCGTGGGACGAAGTCAAAAACGGTCAAGAGCAAAAAGGCCTCGACAGTTTCATGTGA